A single Tachypleus tridentatus isolate NWPU-2018 chromosome 9, ASM421037v1, whole genome shotgun sequence DNA region contains:
- the LOC143225163 gene encoding electroneutral sodium bicarbonate exchanger 1-like isoform X1, giving the protein MNFEYRLFVRRLAMKRDHGSYYLPLCLWIGLWTSAILIALVAFDASALVCYVTWFTEENFATLISIIFIYKAVEKLLHMDNDDPIHINTICPVAHNCYCTLSESSDTIIQLHVFLQLNANSIIEQWKGVVV; this is encoded by the exons ATGAACTTTGAGTACAGACTTTTTGTTAGAAGGCTAGCCATGAAGAG GGATCACGGTTCATATTACTTGCCTCTTTGTCTGTGGATTGGGCTCTGGACATCAGCTATATTAATTGCACTAGTGGCTTTTGATGCCAGTGCTTTGGTGTGTTACGTCACTTGGTTTACTGAGGAAAACTTTGCCACACTTATAtctatcatttttatttacaaagctGTTGAAAAA ttacttcACATGGATAATGACGACCCCATTCACATAAACACTATTTGTCCTGTGGCTCACAATTGTTACTGTACCCTGAGTGAGAGTTCTGACACAATTATTCAGCTCCATGTCTTTTTGCAGTTGAATGCAAACTCTATAATAGAACAATGGAAGGGGGTGGTTGTATAG
- the LOC143225163 gene encoding sodium bicarbonate cotransporter 3-like isoform X3: protein MNFEYRLFVRRLAMKRDHGSYYLPLCLWIGLWTSAILIALVAFDASALVCYVTWFTEENFATLISIIFIYKAVEKLNANSIIEQWKGVVV, encoded by the exons ATGAACTTTGAGTACAGACTTTTTGTTAGAAGGCTAGCCATGAAGAG GGATCACGGTTCATATTACTTGCCTCTTTGTCTGTGGATTGGGCTCTGGACATCAGCTATATTAATTGCACTAGTGGCTTTTGATGCCAGTGCTTTGGTGTGTTACGTCACTTGGTTTACTGAGGAAAACTTTGCCACACTTATAtctatcatttttatttacaaagctGTTGAAAAA TTGAATGCAAACTCTATAATAGAACAATGGAAGGGGGTGGTTGTATAG
- the LOC143225163 gene encoding electroneutral sodium bicarbonate exchanger 1-like isoform X2, protein MESLLTGAVNGLLYGDHGSYYLPLCLWIGLWTSAILIALVAFDASALVCYVTWFTEENFATLISIIFIYKAVEKLLHMDNDDPIHINTICPVAHNCYCTLSESSDTIIQLHVFLQLNANSIIEQWKGVVV, encoded by the exons ATGGAGAGTTTGCTCACTGGAGCTGTCAATGGACTGTTGTATGG GGATCACGGTTCATATTACTTGCCTCTTTGTCTGTGGATTGGGCTCTGGACATCAGCTATATTAATTGCACTAGTGGCTTTTGATGCCAGTGCTTTGGTGTGTTACGTCACTTGGTTTACTGAGGAAAACTTTGCCACACTTATAtctatcatttttatttacaaagctGTTGAAAAA ttacttcACATGGATAATGACGACCCCATTCACATAAACACTATTTGTCCTGTGGCTCACAATTGTTACTGTACCCTGAGTGAGAGTTCTGACACAATTATTCAGCTCCATGTCTTTTTGCAGTTGAATGCAAACTCTATAATAGAACAATGGAAGGGGGTGGTTGTATAG